From one Diorhabda carinulata isolate Delta chromosome 12, icDioCari1.1, whole genome shotgun sequence genomic stretch:
- the LOC130899848 gene encoding uncharacterized protein LOC130899848 encodes MKPTIVLMLLLLYKTIKTEDITVTNVNNLLLPINLGTSNLIYTKHTFIYYIDLEFIHKQINNLKQYYYNLRNNLSQANATNPISYHNLAEQSLSRTEILINTLDKKSENIYPHLRLKRGLINNAVGKIDKWLFGTLDSDDEERYNNAINVLQQNQKQIIHEVNLQISLHKKLIDHYNKSITTLWDNQWKLFDNIEKFHISIENKIITLNYFITFQSTIAQINLDCQSLITLIDNIENAITFSKLNTIHSSVISSQEILEMIKYLSTIYNKEQIPKFNNILTYYLFLGSQVTFSKSKIIFATHVPILKPKTYEFFHLYPVIQNHTIFIPPQPYLSEVKKKLLSSKKNAPN; translated from the coding sequence atGAAGCCGACAATAGTATTAATGTTACTATTACTTTACAAAACGATCAAGACGGAAGACATAACAGTTACAAAtgtaaataacttattattacctATCAATTTAGGAACTAGTAATCTTATATATACTAAACATACTTTCATCTACtatatagatttagaattcattcataaacaaatcaataatttaaaacaatattattataacttaagaaataatttatctcaagcgAACGCAACAAATCCTATTTCATACCATAACTTAGCTGAACAATCTTTGAgtagaacagaaattttaattaacactttagataaaaaatcagaaaatatttatccacatttAAGATTAAAAAGAGGATTAATAAATAATGCTGTAGgcaaaatagataaatggctttttggaaCTTTAGATTCGGATGATGAAGAAAGATATAATAACGCTATAAATGTTCTACAACAAAAtcagaaacaaataattcacgaagttaatttacaaatatcattacataaaaaattaattgatcattataacaAGTCGATTACGACTCTATGGGATAATCAATGgaaactttttgataatatagagaaatttcacatttcaattgaaaataaaataataactttgaactattttataacatttcaaagTACAATTGCACAAATTAATCTGGATTGTCAGAGTTTAATTACACTAATTGATAATATCGAGAATGCAATAacgttttctaaattaaatacaattcataGTTCAGTTATATCAAgccaagaaattttagaaatgataaaatatttaagtaccatttataataaagaacaaataccaaaatttaataatattttgacatattatctctttcttggttcacaagtaaccttttccaaatctaaaataatttttgctacccATGTTCCAATCCTTAAACctaaaacctatgaatttttccatttatacccCGTAATTCAAAACCATACAATATTTATCCCTCCGCAACCTTACTTGTCAGAAGTCAAAAAGAAGTTACTTTCATCAAAGAAGAATGCCCcgaattag